Proteins from a single region of Carettochelys insculpta isolate YL-2023 chromosome 17, ASM3395843v1, whole genome shotgun sequence:
- the LOC142022291 gene encoding waprin-Phi1-like produces the protein MVKSSRALLLLGLLAFWAQLPSASGQNVTKKEGVCPSLVLTMANCTEECQDDGDCEENLKCCPTGCGRSCQIPDEKPGQCPEVSGGIPMLGLCKDLCSSDTQCQGSLKCCRNGCRKLVCTEPV, from the exons atggtgAAGTCCAGCCGTGCTCTGctcctcctggggctcctggctttctgggcccagctgccctcagcTTCCGGTCAGAACGTTACAA AGAAGGAGGGCGTGTGCCCGTCCCTGGTGCTGACGATGGCTAACTGCACGGAGGAGTGCCAGGACGATGGCGACTGTGAGGAGAACCTCAAGTGCTGCCCAACGGGCTGTGGAAGGTCCTGCCAGATCCCCGACG AAAAGCCTGGCCAGTGCCCAGAAGTGAGCGGTGGGATCCCCATGCTGGGGCTGTGCAAAGACCTCTGCTCCAGCGACACACAGTGCCAAGGGAGCTTGAAGTGCTGCAGAAACGGCTGTCGTAAACTGGTTTGCACCGAACCCGTTTAG